A single bacterium DNA region contains:
- a CDS encoding (Fe-S)-binding protein codes for MYPVAVGLLLIVGMAFFSYTINNRVGLLRMAKGKAWRFEKVPERVAALFTYAVGQRRMMQIKRDFWPGLWHAFIFWGFCVLSIRTVTLFGQGFDPDFHLPGFGGALGNFYNLNKDIFTVLVFSGCVFFLIRRWFTIPDRISISNEGWFILLTIMGLMVTEWFYDGGQLALGNHHIDPLWAPVGTLFSKLITALGWQPSTTHVVSISSYFLHLALILGFLNFLPYGKHFHIITSLPNVFMRNLRPYGALNPINLEDENITTFGIDKINEFSWKDVMDMYTCTECGRCTSHCPAYNTNKPLNPKQFLMELKEFSVHHSQDILEGSAEQKEAVLGKSLVPDVIDPEILWSCTTCRACEEACPVFIEYVQKIVDMRRHLVLMRGEFPAEAQATLRNIENNSNPWGIGFDERANWAKGMGVPSLAEKPEVDVLYWVGCAGSFDDRNKKVSTAVVKILQEAKIDFAILGPEEGCTGDPARRIGNEYLFQTLAKQNIDTMGKYKFKTVLAQCPHCFNTIKNEYPQFGGNYEVVHHTDFIKRLIDEGKIKPVKNLEEKVTYHDSCYLGRYNNIYDQPREVLKSIPGIEYQDVEISRNIGRCCGAGGGRMWMEEHLGERVNHKRLEDLMTVEPKTVASACPFCMTMITDAARDKHVEVKTKDIAEIVAESI; via the coding sequence ATGTATCCTGTTGCCGTCGGCTTGCTCTTGATCGTGGGCATGGCTTTTTTTTCCTACACCATCAACAACCGGGTTGGCTTGCTCAGGATGGCGAAGGGGAAGGCCTGGCGCTTTGAAAAGGTCCCCGAACGGGTGGCGGCTCTCTTTACCTACGCGGTCGGCCAAAGGCGGATGATGCAGATCAAACGCGACTTCTGGCCCGGCCTCTGGCACGCCTTCATCTTCTGGGGCTTCTGCGTCCTCTCGATCCGGACCGTCACCCTCTTCGGCCAAGGCTTCGATCCCGACTTTCACCTCCCCGGCTTCGGCGGCGCCCTCGGCAATTTCTACAACCTCAACAAGGACATCTTCACGGTCCTGGTCTTCTCCGGCTGCGTCTTCTTCCTGATCCGGCGCTGGTTCACCATTCCCGACCGGATCTCGATCTCCAACGAAGGCTGGTTCATCCTGCTCACCATCATGGGCTTGATGGTCACCGAATGGTTTTACGACGGCGGCCAGCTCGCGCTCGGCAACCACCACATCGACCCGCTCTGGGCCCCGGTCGGCACCCTCTTCTCCAAGCTGATCACCGCCCTCGGCTGGCAACCCTCGACGACTCACGTCGTCAGCATCAGCTCTTACTTCCTCCACTTGGCCTTGATCCTGGGCTTCTTGAACTTCCTGCCTTACGGCAAGCACTTCCACATCATCACCTCGCTGCCCAACGTCTTCATGCGCAACCTCCGGCCCTACGGCGCGCTGAACCCGATCAACCTCGAGGACGAAAACATCACCACCTTCGGCATCGACAAGATCAACGAGTTCAGCTGGAAGGACGTGATGGACATGTACACCTGCACCGAGTGTGGGCGCTGCACCTCCCATTGTCCGGCCTACAACACCAACAAGCCGCTCAATCCCAAGCAGTTCCTGATGGAGTTGAAGGAATTCTCGGTCCACCACTCCCAAGATATCCTGGAGGGCAGCGCGGAGCAGAAGGAAGCCGTCCTCGGGAAATCGCTGGTCCCCGACGTCATCGATCCGGAGATCCTCTGGAGCTGCACCACCTGCCGGGCCTGCGAAGAAGCCTGCCCGGTCTTCATCGAGTACGTGCAGAAGATCGTCGACATGCGCCGCCACCTGGTCCTGATGCGCGGCGAGTTCCCGGCCGAGGCCCAGGCCACCCTCCGCAACATCGAGAACAACAGCAACCCCTGGGGCATCGGCTTCGACGAGCGGGCCAATTGGGCCAAGGGCATGGGCGTTCCCTCGCTGGCCGAGAAGCCCGAGGTCGACGTGCTGTATTGGGTCGGCTGCGCCGGCTCCTTCGACGATCGCAACAAAAAGGTCAGCACCGCGGTGGTCAAGATCCTCCAGGAAGCCAAGATCGATTTCGCCATTCTCGGTCCCGAGGAAGGCTGCACCGGCGACCCGGCCCGCCGCATCGGCAACGAGTACCTATTCCAGACTCTGGCCAAGCAAAACATCGACACCATGGGCAAATACAAGTTCAAGACCGTGCTGGCCCAGTGCCCGCACTGCTTCAACACGATCAAGAACGAATACCCCCAGTTCGGCGGCAACTACGAGGTCGTCCATCACACCGACTTCATCAAGCGCCTGATCGACGAAGGCAAGATCAAGCCGGTCAAGAACCTCGAGGAGAAGGTCACTTATCACGACTCCTGCTACCTCGGCCGCTACAACAACATCTACGACCAGCCCCGCGAAGTGCTGAAGAGCATCCCCGGTATCGAATACCAAGACGTCGAGATCTCGCGGAACATCGGCCGCTGCTGCGGTGCCGGCGGCGGGCGGATGTGGATGGAAGAGCATCTCGGCGAGCGGGTCAACCACAAGCGGCTCGAGGACCTGATGACGGTCGAGCCCAAGACGGTGGCCTCGGCCTGCCCCTTCTGCATGACCATGATCACCGACGCGGCCCGAGACAAGCACGTCGAGGTCAAGACCAAGGACATCGCCGAGATCGTCGCAGAATCTATATAA
- the lipB gene encoding lipoyl(octanoyl) transferase LipB, whose product MPKIPSIQFESLGRRPFAEVLEMQLKLRRRRQAGEIGDRVLFVEHPRVITRGRRPAEEDFKISPAELQGRGFEVADAGRGGRLTYHGPGQLVAYFIVSLTMRKLSIPQFVRRVEESVIGSLGEFGIAAATREGCPGVWVGGSKIASVGFSVDRGVSMHGVAVNVDPRLEDFGVIVPCGIQDCEITSMRQLLGRAPILVEVEELLRKKIAEKFDSPSPLVGEGGFDGVETG is encoded by the coding sequence ATGCCCAAGATTCCCTCGATCCAATTCGAAAGCCTCGGCCGCCGGCCTTTCGCCGAGGTCTTGGAGATGCAACTCAAGCTGCGCCGCCGCCGTCAAGCCGGCGAGATCGGCGACCGGGTCCTCTTCGTCGAGCATCCCCGGGTCATCACCCGCGGCCGGCGGCCGGCCGAGGAGGATTTCAAGATCAGCCCGGCCGAGTTGCAGGGCCGGGGTTTCGAGGTCGCCGATGCCGGGCGAGGAGGGAGACTCACTTATCATGGCCCCGGTCAGCTCGTGGCTTATTTCATCGTCTCCCTGACGATGCGCAAGCTCAGCATTCCCCAATTCGTCCGGCGGGTGGAAGAGTCGGTGATCGGCAGCTTGGGGGAATTCGGCATCGCCGCCGCCACCCGCGAAGGCTGTCCCGGCGTCTGGGTCGGAGGATCAAAGATCGCCTCGGTCGGCTTTTCGGTCGACCGCGGTGTCAGCATGCACGGGGTGGCGGTGAACGTCGATCCGCGGCTGGAAGATTTCGGCGTGATCGTGCCTTGCGGGATCCAGGACTGCGAGATCACCTCGATGCGGCAGCTGTTAGGGCGAGCACCGATTCTGGTGGAAGTTGAAGAACTGTTGCGAAAAAAAATTGCTGAAAAATTCGATTCGCCCTCTCCCCTTGTGGGAGAGGGTGGTTTCGACGGAGTCGAAACCGGGTGA
- a CDS encoding metallophosphoesterase produces the protein MQLFPLKKLKLVVSDFHLGKGRHLPDGSPNLLEDFNADRQFVEFLDYYMNGSHHRADVELILNGDFFNLLQIDYRNRFSDVITESDALHKTMSILKGHPGLFDKLAEFSRLAHHSVTFVLGNHDPGLLWEGVREAVRLRLGGAVKFVMEAYEFDGVHVEHGNQYQADNRYDREHYFLSEGLPEPIINLPFGSFFVIHYLNELKKERPYIDKVHPFAMYKRWALLHDTWFAIRSALKVAYWFIKFLITPNPARKLSWRQILGILRQTTVHPRLHKEAERILMSREENRIVVFGHTHQHLYMRFKPGKEYFNTGTWNEKISLEVGSLGRFLRLTFVQIDYDDKKIPHGSLKEWKGHTNVIEELVF, from the coding sequence GTGCAGCTCTTTCCCCTGAAAAAGTTGAAGCTCGTCGTCAGTGACTTCCACCTCGGCAAGGGCCGGCATCTGCCCGACGGCTCGCCCAACCTCCTCGAAGATTTCAACGCCGACCGCCAGTTCGTCGAGTTCCTCGACTATTACATGAACGGCAGCCATCACCGGGCCGACGTCGAGCTCATCCTCAACGGCGACTTCTTCAACCTCCTCCAGATCGACTATCGAAACCGCTTCAGCGACGTCATCACCGAGTCCGACGCCCTTCACAAGACGATGAGCATCCTGAAGGGCCATCCGGGCCTTTTCGACAAGCTCGCCGAGTTTTCCCGGCTGGCTCACCATTCGGTGACCTTCGTCCTGGGCAACCACGATCCGGGCCTGCTTTGGGAAGGGGTCCGCGAAGCGGTCCGGCTCCGCCTCGGCGGCGCGGTGAAGTTCGTGATGGAGGCCTACGAGTTCGACGGGGTTCACGTCGAGCACGGCAACCAGTATCAGGCCGACAACCGCTATGACCGCGAGCATTATTTCCTGAGCGAGGGCCTACCCGAGCCGATCATCAACCTGCCTTTTGGCAGCTTCTTCGTCATTCATTACCTGAACGAGTTGAAAAAGGAGCGGCCTTACATCGACAAGGTCCATCCCTTCGCGATGTATAAGCGCTGGGCCTTGCTTCATGACACTTGGTTCGCGATCCGCAGCGCCTTGAAGGTGGCCTACTGGTTCATCAAGTTCTTGATCACGCCCAACCCGGCCCGCAAGCTCAGCTGGCGCCAAATCTTGGGCATTCTCCGCCAAACGACGGTTCATCCCCGCTTGCATAAGGAAGCCGAGCGGATCTTGATGAGCCGCGAGGAAAACCGCATCGTCGTCTTCGGCCACACCCACCAGCATCTCTACATGCGCTTCAAGCCGGGCAAGGAATACTTCAACACCGGAACCTGGAACGAGAAGATCAGCCTCGAGGTCGGGAGCCTCGGCCGCTTTCTCCGGCTCACCTTCGTCCAGATCGATTACGACGACAAAAAGATCCCGCATGGGAGCTTGAAGGAATGGAAAGGGCATACTAACGTGATCGAAGAGCTGGTGTTCTGA
- a CDS encoding CDP-alcohol phosphatidyltransferase family protein, translated as MALFNLPNSLTLLRILLVPVFTYYFLAGQYRIALLIFVVTGLTDVVDGYLARRLQLKTNLGAALDPAADKLLMFVTFIVLAMRGLVPVWLAVLVIFRDLWIIGGLAVIKFSHIPIRFGPSRLSKLTTFFQLQTIFLAFLLTFLRSEQPDSLMAWEPLVARILGWVIYAAALMTIASGIHYTRVGWGIYREGKRAALSPEKVEARRQ; from the coding sequence ATGGCTCTCTTCAACCTGCCTAATTCCCTGACCTTGCTTCGGATCCTTTTGGTTCCGGTTTTCACCTACTACTTCTTGGCCGGCCAATACCGCATTGCGTTATTGATCTTCGTCGTCACCGGCCTGACCGACGTCGTCGACGGCTACCTGGCACGGCGCCTCCAGCTTAAAACCAACCTCGGCGCGGCCCTCGACCCGGCCGCCGACAAGCTCTTGATGTTCGTCACCTTCATTGTCCTGGCGATGCGGGGCCTGGTGCCGGTTTGGCTGGCGGTTTTGGTGATTTTTCGCGACCTCTGGATCATCGGCGGCCTGGCGGTCATCAAGTTCTCGCACATCCCCATCCGCTTCGGCCCCTCGCGCCTGAGCAAGCTGACGACTTTTTTCCAGCTTCAAACCATCTTTCTGGCCTTCCTGCTGACCTTCCTCCGGTCGGAGCAGCCGGACTCGCTGATGGCCTGGGAGCCGCTTGTGGCGAGGATCCTAGGCTGGGTCATCTATGCCGCCGCCCTCATGACAATCGCCTCCGGTATCCATTACACTAGGGTGGGATGGGGAATTTACCGGGAGGGTAAGCGTGCAGCTCTTTCCCCTGAAAAAGTTGAAGCTCGTCGTCAGTGA
- a CDS encoding CsgG/HfaB family protein: MMKRLTLASAAILAAGVALGFSQSAEAKKKEYPACSQQPTVAVDQFRYENIYIGWDEFAGAARDVAVNELTNSGCFRVVERGGAGVGAGYDREQFLQATGQARPGQKKAKGGNVTLASRIVQFALTGVSKDNVGGSFGGLGVGGGKFGLGAVSPKSSNFRMTCRMYDSSTSEVLASSEVSKNKVDIGLLGAGGGSGLGFGGDFWYKNPVGKAVSEMIHDCAVQLAERTQNMNFSN, from the coding sequence ATGATGAAACGCTTAACCCTCGCTTCCGCCGCGATTTTGGCGGCGGGCGTCGCCCTCGGTTTTTCCCAATCGGCCGAGGCGAAGAAGAAGGAATACCCGGCCTGCAGCCAGCAACCGACGGTGGCTGTCGACCAGTTCCGTTATGAAAATATCTACATCGGTTGGGATGAATTTGCCGGAGCCGCCCGTGACGTCGCCGTCAACGAGCTGACCAACTCCGGTTGCTTCCGGGTAGTCGAGCGCGGCGGTGCCGGAGTCGGCGCCGGTTACGACCGCGAACAATTTCTCCAAGCCACCGGCCAGGCCCGTCCCGGCCAGAAGAAAGCCAAGGGCGGCAACGTCACCCTGGCTTCTCGGATCGTCCAATTCGCCCTCACCGGCGTCTCCAAGGACAATGTCGGCGGCAGCTTCGGCGGCCTCGGCGTCGGCGGCGGCAAGTTCGGCCTTGGCGCGGTCTCTCCCAAGTCCTCCAATTTCCGGATGACCTGCCGGATGTATGATTCCTCGACCAGCGAAGTCTTGGCCTCGAGCGAGGTCTCCAAGAACAAAGTCGACATCGGACTCCTCGGCGCCGGTGGCGGCAGCGGCCTCGGCTTCGGCGGCGACTTCTGGTACAAGAACCCAGTCGGCAAAGCCGTCTCGGAAATGATCCACGACTGCGCGGTCCAATTGGCCGAGCGGACCCAGAATATGAACTTCAGCAACTAA
- the hflX gene encoding GTPase HflX, translated as MVGIRHPRQSTLDARESLFELERLVHTAGALVISTTQQELKKIEPSTFIGKGKLEEISDLVRETQADTVVFDEDLTPGQNRNLEEKLRCKVVDRTGLILDIFAQHARSKEGKLQVELAQCMYLMPRLVGQWAHFGRLGGGIGTRGPGETQLEVDRRRIRERISRIKGQLERVEVSRQLHRQKRAGVPIPTVAMVGYTNAGKSTLMNYLTHAGVLVEDKLFATLDPTVRRLSLPSGREVLLSDTVGFIRKLPHQLVDAFKATFEEVRGADLLLHVIDVSYPTWPQQKECVEAVLQELGLHSKPTIEVYNKIDLLGASAANGHGARISARSGKGVPELLQQIEDRLHENFKTVQVKVPYELGDRLDWIYRVGEVHERKDGEDGVWMQVALSPDDYGRLRKERAIRMRTVRAS; from the coding sequence TTGGTCGGCATCCGTCACCCCCGCCAGAGCACCCTCGACGCCCGCGAATCGCTTTTCGAGCTGGAACGCCTCGTCCACACTGCCGGGGCTCTCGTCATCTCCACCACCCAACAAGAACTGAAAAAAATCGAGCCTTCGACCTTCATCGGTAAAGGGAAGCTTGAGGAAATATCCGACTTGGTTCGGGAAACCCAGGCTGACACGGTGGTTTTCGACGAGGATCTCACGCCGGGCCAAAATCGCAATCTCGAGGAAAAGCTCCGCTGCAAAGTGGTGGACCGGACCGGCCTCATCCTCGATATCTTCGCCCAGCATGCCCGCTCCAAGGAGGGCAAGCTCCAGGTCGAGCTGGCCCAGTGCATGTATTTAATGCCCCGGCTGGTCGGCCAGTGGGCCCACTTCGGCCGGCTCGGCGGCGGAATCGGCACCCGGGGTCCTGGTGAAACCCAATTGGAAGTCGACCGCCGGCGGATCCGGGAGCGGATTTCGCGGATCAAGGGGCAGCTGGAACGGGTCGAAGTTTCGCGCCAATTGCACCGCCAAAAGCGGGCCGGCGTTCCCATCCCGACGGTGGCGATGGTCGGCTACACCAACGCCGGAAAATCGACCCTGATGAACTACCTCACTCATGCCGGAGTTTTGGTCGAGGACAAGCTTTTCGCGACCCTCGACCCCACGGTCCGCCGGCTTTCCCTGCCTTCGGGCCGGGAGGTTCTGCTGTCCGACACCGTCGGATTCATTCGCAAGCTGCCGCACCAATTGGTCGACGCCTTCAAGGCGACTTTCGAGGAGGTGCGGGGCGCCGATTTGCTGCTCCACGTCATCGACGTCAGCTACCCGACTTGGCCCCAGCAAAAGGAGTGCGTCGAGGCGGTCTTGCAGGAGCTGGGACTGCATAGCAAGCCGACCATCGAGGTCTATAACAAGATCGACCTGCTCGGCGCCTCGGCGGCCAACGGCCACGGGGCCCGGATCTCGGCTCGAAGCGGGAAGGGCGTGCCGGAGCTGTTGCAGCAGATCGAGGATCGGCTCCACGAGAACTTCAAAACCGTCCAGGTGAAGGTGCCTTACGAGCTGGGCGACCGCCTCGATTGGATCTATCGGGTCGGCGAAGTCCACGAACGCAAGGACGGCGAGGATGGGGTCTGGATGCAGGTCGCCCTCAGCCCCGACGATTACGGCCGGCTCCGCAAGGAGCGGGCGATTCGGATGCGGACGGTACGGGCTTCATAA
- the dnaE gene encoding DNA polymerase III subunit alpha — translation MTSDFVHLHVHSQYSLLEGAITLDSLCNRVKELGMKAVAVTDAGNMFGALELYETAKAAGIKPIFGAEVYYLTGGSLESRDAKRKDHFLANLILLVQNKTGYQNLCRLLSLAHLKGFYYKPRIDKEVLAQHAEGLIAISGTLHGEIHRRWMKSETEEARAAMTYLAETFPERFYLELQDHGITAEKKLNETLPALAKEFGVPLVATNDCKYLKREDYEAHLALQCIQSGRTLHEEEERAEYLSEQRYLKSPQEMIQNFKSYEQAIENTVKIAEQCSYGFTDKTYYFPKYQPPAGEDLETYLRRRTYEGFEERWSEISARYEEVPPQLRDSYLERIKVELEIICPMGFAGYFLIVSDFINYAKNQKIPVGPGRGSAAGSLVAYCLKITDIDPLPYDLLFERFLNPERISMPDMDIDFCMNRRDEVIRYVREKYGHVSQIITFGKMKAKAVIRDVGRVLDLAYGEVDKIAKLVPNTLNITLQEALQQEPRLQELEKQDPGVKRLLQIARSLEGLTRHASMHAAGVVIADRALTEFCPLYKGPDNEVITQFDMKGVEKIGLVKFDFLGLKTLTVLDVAVKILKRTRGIDLKLSEIDLADPKVYQSLCQGDGLGIFQLESSGMRDLLVRLKPNCFEDIIALVALYRPGPLGSGMVDDFINRKHGKTEITYELPQLEPILKSTYGVIVYQEQVMQIASALASYSLGEADLLRRAMGKKKPEEMAKQRERFLEGAKANKVPPKKAEKIFDLMAKFAEYGFNKSHSAAYALVSYQTAYLKTHYTVEYMASLLTHEMQNTDKILVYINDCRERGISILPPDVNASYKFFSVEGPGEIRFGLAAVKGVGDTAIESVMEAREAGGKFQTLFDFCERVDLRRANKKVLESLIKCGAMDGMGERAPLMAALDIAMDWGIRHRDEKRVGQTSMFALLPAHEAVPQLPNTAEWPEGEKLAFEKEALGFYITGHPLRRYKDQIQRLASFDTRKCAQAVDKSEVGLCGMVVAMKEILTKKGARMAFLTLEDLTGTIEVVVFSDLFAQSASLLKSDVPLFVKGNVDHNDEATKILAREILSLEQMRLQKTKAVHLTVRQELMTREALEEFKQLLGRYPGKLPAYLHLVGPSERETVLALPPDLEVGLCDDFIGEVERMFGASSLMLN, via the coding sequence ATGACAAGCGACTTCGTTCATCTTCACGTCCATTCCCAATACTCCTTGCTTGAGGGCGCGATCACCCTCGATTCCCTCTGCAATCGAGTCAAAGAGCTTGGTATGAAGGCGGTGGCCGTCACCGACGCCGGCAATATGTTCGGCGCGCTCGAGCTCTACGAGACCGCCAAGGCCGCCGGCATCAAGCCCATCTTCGGCGCCGAGGTCTATTACTTGACCGGCGGCAGCCTTGAGTCGCGCGACGCCAAGCGCAAGGACCACTTCCTGGCCAACCTCATCCTCTTGGTCCAGAACAAGACCGGTTACCAAAACCTCTGCCGGCTGCTCAGCCTGGCTCACCTCAAGGGCTTCTATTACAAGCCCCGGATCGACAAGGAGGTTCTGGCCCAGCATGCCGAGGGTCTGATTGCCATTTCGGGGACTCTCCACGGCGAGATCCACCGTCGCTGGATGAAGAGCGAGACCGAGGAGGCGAGGGCGGCCATGACCTATTTGGCCGAGACCTTTCCGGAACGCTTCTACCTCGAGCTGCAGGATCACGGGATCACCGCCGAGAAGAAGCTCAACGAGACCCTGCCGGCCTTGGCCAAGGAATTCGGGGTTCCGCTGGTCGCGACCAACGACTGCAAGTATCTCAAGCGCGAGGACTACGAAGCCCACTTGGCGCTCCAATGCATCCAATCGGGCCGCACGCTCCATGAGGAAGAGGAGAGGGCCGAATACTTGAGCGAGCAGCGCTATCTCAAGTCGCCCCAGGAGATGATTCAAAACTTTAAGAGTTATGAGCAAGCTATTGAAAATACTGTAAAAATAGCTGAGCAGTGCAGCTACGGCTTCACGGACAAAACCTATTATTTTCCAAAGTACCAGCCGCCGGCGGGCGAGGATCTCGAAACCTACCTCCGTCGCCGCACTTACGAAGGCTTCGAGGAACGCTGGTCCGAGATCAGCGCCCGCTACGAAGAAGTGCCGCCGCAGCTCCGCGACTCTTATCTCGAGCGAATTAAAGTGGAGCTTGAGATCATCTGCCCGATGGGCTTCGCCGGCTATTTCCTGATCGTCTCCGACTTCATCAATTACGCGAAGAATCAGAAAATTCCGGTGGGGCCGGGCCGCGGCTCGGCCGCCGGCTCGCTGGTCGCCTATTGCCTTAAGATCACCGACATCGATCCGCTGCCTTACGACCTGCTCTTCGAGCGATTCTTGAACCCCGAGCGCATTAGCATGCCCGACATGGACATCGATTTTTGCATGAACCGGCGCGACGAGGTCATCCGCTACGTCCGCGAGAAGTACGGCCACGTCTCCCAGATCATCACTTTCGGAAAGATGAAGGCCAAGGCCGTCATTCGCGACGTCGGCCGGGTCCTGGACCTGGCTTACGGCGAGGTCGACAAGATCGCCAAGCTGGTGCCCAATACCCTCAACATCACGCTGCAGGAGGCTCTTCAGCAGGAGCCGCGGCTCCAGGAGCTGGAAAAGCAGGACCCCGGCGTGAAGCGCTTGCTCCAGATCGCCCGCTCGCTCGAAGGCCTGACCCGCCACGCCTCGATGCACGCCGCCGGCGTCGTCATCGCCGACCGGGCCCTGACCGAATTCTGCCCCCTCTACAAGGGGCCGGACAACGAGGTCATCACCCAGTTCGACATGAAAGGGGTCGAGAAGATCGGCTTGGTCAAGTTCGACTTCCTGGGCCTCAAGACCCTGACCGTCCTCGACGTGGCGGTGAAGATCCTCAAGCGGACCCGGGGCATCGACCTCAAGCTGAGCGAGATCGACTTGGCCGACCCCAAGGTCTACCAAAGCCTCTGCCAAGGCGACGGCCTGGGCATCTTCCAGCTCGAATCCAGCGGCATGCGCGACCTTTTGGTCCGGCTCAAGCCCAACTGCTTCGAGGACATCATCGCCCTGGTCGCCCTCTACCGTCCGGGCCCGCTGGGCAGCGGCATGGTCGACGACTTCATCAATCGCAAGCACGGCAAGACCGAGATCACCTACGAGCTGCCCCAGCTCGAGCCCATCCTGAAAAGCACCTACGGCGTCATCGTCTATCAAGAGCAGGTCATGCAGATCGCCAGCGCCTTGGCCAGCTACAGCCTGGGCGAAGCCGACTTGCTGCGGCGAGCCATGGGCAAAAAGAAGCCGGAGGAGATGGCCAAGCAGCGCGAGCGCTTCCTGGAGGGCGCCAAAGCCAACAAGGTCCCGCCCAAGAAGGCCGAGAAGATCTTCGACCTGATGGCCAAATTCGCCGAGTACGGTTTCAACAAGTCGCACAGCGCGGCCTACGCCCTGGTCAGCTACCAGACCGCTTATCTCAAGACCCATTACACCGTCGAGTACATGGCCTCCTTGCTGACCCACGAAATGCAGAACACCGACAAGATCCTGGTGTACATCAACGACTGCCGGGAGCGGGGCATCTCGATCCTGCCGCCCGACGTCAACGCCAGCTATAAGTTCTTCTCGGTCGAAGGGCCGGGCGAGATCCGCTTCGGCTTGGCCGCGGTCAAGGGCGTCGGCGACACCGCCATCGAGTCGGTCATGGAAGCCCGCGAGGCCGGCGGCAAATTCCAAACGCTCTTCGACTTCTGCGAGCGGGTCGACTTAAGGCGGGCGAACAAGAAAGTTTTGGAGTCGTTGATCAAGTGCGGAGCGATGGATGGGATGGGAGAGCGGGCTCCCTTGATGGCGGCGCTCGACATCGCGATGGACTGGGGGATCCGGCATCGGGACGAGAAACGGGTCGGCCAGACCAGCATGTTCGCCCTCCTGCCGGCCCATGAGGCCGTGCCCCAGCTGCCCAATACCGCCGAATGGCCCGAAGGCGAGAAGCTGGCCTTCGAGAAGGAAGCCTTGGGCTTCTACATCACCGGCCACCCGCTGCGGCGCTACAAGGACCAGATCCAGCGCCTGGCCTCTTTCGACACCCGGAAATGCGCCCAGGCCGTCGACAAGTCCGAGGTGGGGCTCTGCGGCATGGTGGTGGCGATGAAGGAGATCCTCACCAAGAAGGGCGCCCGGATGGCCTTTCTGACCTTGGAAGATTTGACCGGCACCATCGAAGTGGTGGTGTTCAGCGATCTCTTCGCCCAATCGGCCTCGCTGCTCAAGTCCGACGTTCCGCTCTTCGTGAAGGGCAACGTCGACCACAATGACGAGGCCACCAAGATCCTGGCCCGGGAGATTCTTTCGCTGGAGCAGATGCGTCTGCAAAAAACCAAGGCGGTCCACCTGACCGTCCGCCAAGAGCTGATGACCCGGGAAGCGTTGGAGGAATTCAAGCAGCTCCTCGGCCGCTACCCCGGCAAATTGCCGGCCTACCTGCATTTGGTGGGCCCCTCCGAGCGCGAAACCGTCTTGGCCCTGCCGCCGGATTTGGAGGTCGGGCTCTGCGACGATTTCATCGGCGAGGTCGAGCGGATGTTCGGGGCCTCTTCGCTCATGCTGAATTGA